The window TTCCTCAATTCTTAAATGCAACTTTTGCAATATATTGTACATTACCACAACTATTAACTAGCAATTActaagtccccccccccccccccaaaaaaaataataaattaagggTAGGTTTcagagatttttaaaattttgagctTTTTTGCATTCAGCAAAAAAACATACGCAGATACGTAAGGGGCCACAAGAACAGCAAAAATGAAACCAGTGGACTCTTtgtaatgagaaaaataaaattaacatacagCACCAGGAGCTGTGTGCCTCTGAGCTAACACATAAGAAGTCaccaaaataataagaaaaatatcaTTCTGCTTCAAACCTAGATTTTGGCCTATTCGCAGATCTGAGATTCAACCACAAAGGTGTTTTCAAAGTGGCGGATACTGTGACAGTTGTATGCTCCTCTCTTGTTAATACCTAGGGAACAAGTGGGATGGGgggaaagaaaaaattataaaagtattAGCTTCTCCTTTTACATAAGCCAGTCCCATTTGTTTGCTGTGCAATATACAGGAACTAACTGCTTGAGATTTAAGCATAATATCCATAAACTTtagacatacacaaacacaccaagtacAGCTCAAATTTTGTGATAACCCTTTGCGCCTAaagcatttttctataatgattcCCCTAAAGTTTCTCagcatctacagttaggtccataaatatttggacagagatgacttctttcatgcaggttaggtggattggcgattctaaattggccctagtgtgtgcttggtgtgtgggtgtatttgtgtgtgtcctgcggtgggttggcaccctgcctgggattggttcctgccttgtgccctgtgttggctgggattggctccagcagacccccgtgaccctgtgttcggattcagcgggttgggaaatggatggatggatgacttctttcaaattttggttctgtacattaccacaatgaattttaaatgaaacaactcagatgcagttgcagtgcagactttcagctttaattcagtggggtgaacaaaacgattgcataaaaatgtgaggcaactaaagcattttttaacacaatcccttcatttcaggggctcaaaagtaattggacaattgactcaaaggctatttcatgggaaggtatgggcaagtccgtcgtaatgtcattatcaattaagcagataaaaggcctggagttgatttgaggtgtggtgcttgcatgtggaagattttgctgtgaacagacaacatgcggtcaaaggagctctccatgcaggtgaaagaacccatccttaaactgcaaaaacagaaaaaacccatccgagaaaatgctacaatattacgagtggcaaaatttacagtttggtacatcctgagaaagaaagcaagcactggtgaactcagcaacgcaaaaagacctggacgtccacggaagacaacagaggtggatgatcgcagaatcatttccatggtgaagagaaaccccttcacaacagccaaccaagtgaacaacactctccagggggtaggcatatcaatatccaagtctaccataaagagaagactgcatgaaagtaaatacagagggtgcactgcaaggtgcaagccactcataagtctcaagaatagaaaggctagattggactttgctaaagaacatctaaaaaagccagcacagttctggaaaaacattgtttggatagatgaaaccaagatcaacctctaccagaatgatggcaagaaaaaagtatggagaaggcattgaacagctcattatccaaagcataccacatcatctgtaaaacaagagggaggcagtgtgatcaggcttgggcgtgcatggctaccagtggcactgggacactagtgtttattgatgatgtgacacaggacagaagcagacgaatgaattctgaggtgttcagagacatactgtctgctcaaatccagctaaatgcagtcaaattgattgggcagcgtttcatgatacagatagacaatgacccaaaacatacagccaaagcaacccaggagtttattaaagcaaagaagtggaaaattcttgaatggccaagtcagtcacctgatcttaacccaattgagcatgcatttcacttgttgaagactaaacttcagacagaaaggcccacaaacaaacagcaactgaaagccgctgcagtaaaggcctggcagagcattaaaaaggaggaacccagcatctggtgatgtccatgagttcaagacttcaggctgtcattgccagcaaagggttttcaaccgagtattagaaatgaacattttatttccagttatttaatttgtccatttacttttgagcccctgaaatgaagggattgtgttaaaaaaatgctttagttgcctcacatttttatgcaattgttttgttcaccccactgaattaaagctgaaagtctgcacttcaactgcatctgagttgtttcatataaaattcattgtggtaatatacagaaccaaaattagaaaaaagttgtctctgtccaaatatttatggacctaactgtatatggctTTATCACGAATCAACCATTACTTAAAACTTGCAgcctcatatacacacacacgtatattaCTTAAAGTCTTCTTCAAAAGCTTCCTGCAATTTTAGATTGATTACTTCAAATACTCTCGCTCTCTCTGTATCTCAGTACAAAgttttgaatactttcaggaaaaATAAGTTTTTTGCTCCAGTGGAAAGTAAACCATGCACTGCTTCTCTGATCTCCAAACTGAAAACCTCACCTAGTTGTAGTGTGACTTCCTCTGTTTATTCAAAATTATTATGTTTATACAAAAATGACTGTACATCACTGTCCTCATAATGAGCACATAAATGGTTGTGAATTGCAGCTCCTTTATTTCATTCTTTCTACAAAGTGCTCAACACTTTTGTTCTTCTTGATGCAACTTCAAAGACATGTGACAGCTCACAACACAGCAGCAACTCTCACTCTGACAGCAAAGGAGACAGTTGCAATCTGGGACCTGGAACTTGAGGCTGCTATATCGGCACCTCTACACAAGTAGTTTTTTGCTTAATTGTACATAACAGACAGATCATTGCATGTCTTAACATCCCTGTTGTGCCACCTGACAGAAACAATGCTCAGCATCCCTGCTGATGTGTCCTTGTCACAGGCTGCATAACCACAGCATAAGAGAAGACTACCCAACTGGTTCAAAGAgtgaattctttatatttgtgtatttcttCAGTTAATACCAATGTCTGGTTGAGAATTTAATGTGATGTAAATAGCCTCATTGGAAATATCTCTCTATAAAATAAATCCTgtgatgagatttttttcaagtcacccGAGACTgtggccaagagatttttttccaagtcacgccctcctctcaaacatattcaaccacgcacacggtactctcacctctcattcgtgtaaatgcttttgacagacacagttcctgctctctcagctcttatacattttaacgttttcctcactttaagtttccaattaaagaagatgtattatgttcaaatcttattgaagaatttcatcacgaagggttattaacagaaaaaatgagtacatgagcaatcctagcaccgagaaacaaattaacggcaaaaatgttgatcggttacacggcaaattggttaaatgtgtatcaatagactatgctgaaacagttggtggtgattgtgtggaaCATGAAatcatcagcttacaatatcctgaagaatatctaccaccattaacaccatccagtcttccaccgcacaaattactgtagaaagaatgacgtatccaagaaaggtaatgtagtaaatcttccgcggataacattagacaataaaggagatcttgatatgccatttgtattaaaatgttaacagtttccggtTAGAATAGctgttgcaaagacaattaacaaatctcagagccaaacatttgaaagagttgttttatttaatagagggaaagaaattaaattcaatcacgggcagttaactgttgcattgtcacgattaaagtccaaacacagaatcaaatttcaaagccaaacagaacggaATCGTATTACTCAACGAAtaactaacgcaacatgaaacataatttactttcaaattattacatcttactattttttaatatgaattactcactgtaatgtaaaacagttagttctattatgcatatgtaacaattcccatgaaaatgaaaatctgtttaaattgtgcatccgcatccccatatgcgagaggcagaaccgcaaagaggctagcgcgtagcaCCGGCCTGGGGGCTGGCGAACGAGgtaagcagggggcaaagccccctagtatttactgaaaaaaatgttgatgTAATTCAATAATTATTTCCCcccactgtatgtacagtatgtatgtacacacacacacccctatgGCATATTTACGAGAAATAAAAGTCCAGAAACTTTATGAAGAACCAttagaatacatttttcaacCCCAGGATAACTGGACAATTTTCTCCTACTTGTAAACATTGATTTGTTAATTAAAAACACcacatgtaaaaaagaaacaattgggTAGATGAATACACAGATAAACAGATCAGTAAAGAACTATAGAACTAGTGCAATCATTAATTTTCTTTCTAGCTAAAGTCACTTATCTAAAAATACACACATTCTCCACACAgtccataataaacaagaaatcaaCTTATTTCTAACAAAACTGCAGGAACCccatgacatacagtgcatccggaaagtattcacagcgcatcactttttccacattttgttatgttacagccttattccaaaatggattaaattcatttttttcctcagaattctacacacaccaccccataatgataacgtgaaaaaagtttacttgaggtttttgcaaatttattaaaaataaaaaaattgagaaatcacatgtacataagtattcacagcctttgctcaatactttgtcgaagcacctttggcagcaattacagcctcaagtctttttgaatatgatgccacaagcttggcacacctatccttggccagtttcgcccattcctctttgcagcacctctcaagctccatcaggttggatgggaagcgtcggtgcacagccattttaagatctctccagagatgttcaatcggatttaagtctgggctctggctgggccactcaaggacattcacagagttgtcctgaagccacttctttgatatcctggctgtgtgcttagggtcgttgtcctgctgaaagatgaaccgtcaccccagtctgaggtcaagagcgctatggagcaggttttcatccaggatgtctctgtacattgctgcagtcatctttccctttatcctgactagtctcccagttcctgccgctgaaaaacatctccacagcatgatgcggccaccaccatgcttcactgtagggatggtgccaggtttcctccaaacggcattcacgccaaagagttcaatctttgtctcatcagaccagagaattttctttctcattgtctgagagtccttcaggtgccttttggcaaactccaggcaggctgccatgtgccttttactaaggagtggcttccgtctggccactctaccatacaggcctgattggtggattgatgcagagatggttgtccttctggaaggttctcctctctccacagaggacctctggagctctgacagagtgacaattgggttcttggtcacctccctgactaaggcccttctcccccgatctctcagtttagatggccggccagctctaggaagagtcctggtggtttcgaacttcttccacttacggatgatggaggccactgtgctcattgggaccttcaaagcagcagaaatttttctgtaaccttccccagatttgtgcctcgagacaatcctgtctcggaggtctacagacagttcctttgacttcatgcttggtttgtgctctgacatgaactgtcaactgtgggaccttatatagacaggtgtgtgcctttccaaatcatgtccaaccaactgaatttaccacaggtggactccaattaagctgcagaaacatctcaaggatgatcaggggaaacaggatgcacctgagctcaatttcgagcttcatggcaaaggctgtgaatacttatgtacatgtactttctcaatttttttatttttaataaatttgcaaaaatctcaagtaaacttttttcacgttgtcattatggggtgttgtgtgtagaattctaaaggaaaaaaatgaatttaatccattttggaataaggctgtaacataacaaaatatggaaaaagtgatgcgctgtgaatactttccggatacactgtactTAATTATACTACACCCAAATAAAGCAAAGTTTTAAAACTTTGGTATtaaacaacaatttaaaaaaatagtttattgtttatttccaAAGTTAAAGCACCCAGTAAGAGCTTACACATTAATTGACCATTGCTTAGCTTGGGTTTTTATTCTAAAAAgcatgcaaaatgaaaatattcattataatattaatgtattaattatacAACCTGAACATTAGTAAatttaaaggaatgctccacccCATATTGTTTTTCGTAGGTTACTGACCCCAAATAGTCTGTAGAAATGGCAGAGACATGTCTGTTTTCTGAAGAGGTTTATTTATcaatatttcagtaaaaaaaaaaaaaaaaaatctggacatTGTGATcaatatgactggatgacttgacatgtgagTTAGATGACACAATAATCATGATTtattttccatggatgttttggtatttatgttgttattcagAATCGGTCAGTAAAGATGCCTatttatcagaaactttgttagcTCTTCTGtatgaaaacagaataaaaaattttTCTCAAAACATCACTACAAACTATGTggcataagtaacatataaaaaaaaatcatactttttaGGTTGAGTATTCTTATACTGTAAGTGACTGATATTAGGCTGCTCAATTACAGTCTGACCTTGCAGTTTAAGGTCCAGGACAAATCTCATGTTGTCTGTATATAAAACATGatcttttcttttggttttaatagCAGACACGTAACATTCTATTTTAATGGCAAGGAGCAAAAAAGCTAAAAGCTGTGGATGACAtcatgacttcttcttctttcgtgaCTAtccaacatataactgcccaatTTAAACAAAGGCTAAAACATATGATGATAAAGTGTCAGGATGAAGAAGGTAGGTGTACCGTCTGGGGAGCAAAGGTGATCTACAATGGTAATCTATTCTCACGCTATATCTGTGTCTTCAAGCCACAACTGCACAGTGAATAATTTGCCTTTATTTCTACATATCAGAACTTGAACAGAATTATCTGCTTACGTCTCTTGCTGGGTCGACGCTTCAGCCTGTAGGTTTCTTTTCCACTGCAAAGACGCGAGATGAATGTCCCCAGCTGCTGCATGTCTCCGACCCGACCAACCACCATCATGTCTTCCTGAACAATGTACGTTTGTGGCAGGTAGGTTCCCTTCTGTAAACATCATGACACAGAATGCATCCGATAAGCACAAAAATACATCTCGCAAACAAGAATTAACAATATGGAACAAGCGTGCTATGCATTTGACAGTCAATTGGCAAGCGTTCATATGCAAAGTGCTATAGCAAAGACtggaaaatacattaaaaagccTCTTcatgcaaacaaaacatttaagttagtgaaaaaagttcaaaatacaggTGGTAAAGTGGTCAATGTTGCTGTGTCATGGATTCAGCCTCCTGGGTTTAAATGCCATGCCTGGTCCACGTGAACTTTGAATGTTATTCCAACACATCCCCAAAGATATGAATTAATGTAATTGGTAGTTCTAAACAAACTCCTACATATGAGTGAACCCTACGATGCACTGGTAGGTGAgccaagtggtgcagtgataggCTCCAGGCCCAAGATTCTGAACCGAGACAACGTgatgttactttaaaacatttatatttaaagaatttgCTATATTTTCAGCTGCATTTCAACATACTTATTATTCTATTATCCAAGGTGAATACctgaaagtaaagtaaaaaatgttGGTGAGCATACATAGTAAATGAAGGAGGGTAGAAATTACATTGCAACCATAACTCATGCCTCATACTCATCAGAGTGTGGCTGCAGGAGAGTGTCAACAGGAATAGACCTACAGTCATATATAAACATGTTGATTAATCTGTAGGGTTaaaaggtcaaaaaaaaaataacagcaattgCAATTTAATGTTGACTTTCAAGAACTAAGAggaagcagaataaaaaaaaaagtctcagaaagttttataaatgagtaaGAATTCAAAGAAGTGAACAAGCAGTGGGGGAAGGAAGCACACTGCTGTGGAGCTGTGGTATCAGAATCAATCAATGAAGCAGAGGAATTTCcataataaaatgacaaagatCCCCGAGTCAGGCATTTTAGTGCCCGAGTTTTAATGAACAATATGAAAGGACAAGACATAGTTTGTGTATAGCAAGCAAATGTGCATTTGACCCATCTTCTACTCATTTATTACAAACTTACAAGCACAAGTTACTAGCAGCTCCTATCCTAGCTAAGGGAATAGGAATCACTTCAGAGTACAGCTTTGCTTAAACATTGCAACAAATCCATTAAGGACAATTTTGACATTGAGTGTTGGGGAAAGAAAACCCATTTATTAATGGATATAAAGGCAATTGAGACATCTTTAAAGGGCAAATTACAGACACATGCACTTATAGTTCTGTTCAACCTGCTGTATAATTGCTATTTAGACATTTTCTACAGCTAAATGCCAAAAACAGCACGGCAGTGCACAGTGAACTGGataattacaaaaacataataataataaaaaaaagttaatgattAGTACCTTAACATTTATCAACAGCTCCCAAAGGTTCCTCGGAGGCATTACAATAGTGGTATCAAGTTCGACGACATAGCATTTATTCAATGTAATATCATGGTAAGCAGTCAGgccctaaaaataaataaataaataaataaatacaacagacGCAGACATATTAGCAACAACATCAGCCTTCCTAGCTTGACACCTAAAGATTACACTTTACTGGACCGCACGGCAAGGCACATTTCCGCTGCACTGACTTGAAGCCACATATTCAGCGATCACCACAAACTTCAAACTGCAGAAACAAAAGTTACACAGGAAAAGGTGCAAGAACTAAATCTGATCATCACATACTGGTTTACCTAACCATTTATATGAGGGAGCAAAACATTCCATGTTATAGTAACAACCAAAGGAGTAAATAAACTACCTAAGCAATTAGTTATGTACTTGCTCTGAAGGGGGCTGAAGTGGGGCATGGATTAAAAAAGTCAGATTTGCGCATGGTAATTGTTAAACAAGGGTGGCATGGAGGCGCAGTaatagagctgctgccttgcagaaaagagacctgggttcgtatcctgggttctccctgcgtggagtttgcatgctctccccgtgtctgtgtgggttttctccaggtactctagtATCCtgccacagtcaaaagacatgcaagttacatGGATTGTGTGTGAGTATGTTCAcaactgcgatggactggtgccctgtatatggcttgttcctaccttgtgcctggAAGTTGCTCCAGCACCCGatccatgaccctgttcaggacaaagtggtTTAGAAAAATGACTGAATTGTAAAACAAGAACTGAAAATTGCTCACCCTTTGAAAATCATGGATAATATCAGCTGGATCCCCACCTCCGAAATGGGGAACAGGGACACTGATGCGCTCATAATTGTCTTCCAGAAAGATCTGCACATTTTCTTCTAGTTCTTGGCGCCCCTTGAAAGGGGCGTAAACAGAATCTTCATACAGAACCCTACACTGGAAAATATTGTCATGAGGAAGCTGTTGGATAAGAAATGgaatattaaatataatgtacATGCATAGACATAATGTGCATACTATAAAAGACTAAAAGGTTACTTCCACACTGAAATGTACGTAAGAGTAATGTAATAGCAGTCATACTGTAAAAGACGGCCTGGCATTAATCAAATAATTTCCAGCAGGCTTAAAGCAAAAACTTTTCTGGAGGGACagattttggggaaaaaaaactcaattttggcACCACTGTCATATAATCAAAAAGTATAATACTACAATCTGAGTTCCTTTCACTTGCAAAAAAGGTACCACATACATATCATTTGTTAGTTCTGGAGACCCTACTGCCATTGCACAAGTTGCTCTTGTTTAAAATATGGCTGCTCTATACATGTGGTTCTCAAGCACAgttctggggaccccctgtggctgcagttcTCTATTCCAAGCAGTAAGTTATTTTACCTGTAACTGTCCTCATTGTTTTAATTAGATggtctttttcttctcctctgtGATTTGCTTTATTTTAGCTTTTGTGAAGATAGGAGTGTGAGATTGACATTTACAAGAAATtttgaaatattcatatttttgccATCACTttgaatgcttaactctcttttgtggTTTTTCTATTAATTCACTTTTTGCTGTGAATTTTGCTACCttaaatatattctaatataatGGTAATTAACAAGGAATGGAGTATTCACAGGAGGCAAACATCACCGAGTGCTGAAAGGCTGCAGTTAATTCAGGGTCAAGACACAAAAGCAAGGTAAGTAACACTTTGACTAGAACACATGGAAAAAGGGAAAGTAAATTAtcataaaaattgtttaaatccaggatagggaaaaaaataaacaaaaaaaacactaaattgtACCCAGTGTAACATATATTAATGCCTGCTAAATGGCAATTAAATTTAGCAAACCCAGTTTATAATTTTTGGATTtccacaaaaacaacaaaggttataatttaaagacaaaagttaaaatttaaaGCAGAGTTAGttagaacaaaaccctgcagctacTGGAGAGTCCACCAAGGACTGAACTTGATAATACACTGCTCTACACCTACTTTTAAGTTTAAAGTTCTTTTAGGGCATGTTCATACATCTGTGTTTTTCCTGCATTATTTCTACAGTTTCCTAGCACAGATAAATCTATAGTACAGCAATAAAATCAAATATACTCTATTTGCCATGTTCACATCCCCATGTTGGAGTACAGTGcgttattaaaaaatgtacatattttccacacaaagacacatAAAAATGCACCATAGTGCACATTAAGGCACTTTCATTCCACAGGAAAATGCATAAAATCAGAAGTCTGACCTTCACTATTCCCTAGTAAAATGCCCTTTCAAATTTCTTGCAGATGAGGCTATGCACATTAACACTTCACACATGGGCGAGCATATCAAAGACTGTTTCCATCTCCAGTCCTTGCAAAGGCAATAACATTGACTACCATCATAAACACCAAAGCAGGCATCACACTACCACAACACAACATGTGAAAATGTCAGCAGTCATTAAAAAGTACAGTTGTGCTCATTAGTTTACATACCCCAtcagaatttgtaagatgtgtgccacactttaaagaaaagatgactaaTCTGgcaaaagacatttcatttacttttaatggaatccaagTTAAACTATTAGGCATCACAGAACAGCACAACCGTTAAATAAAACATAGTAGTAAGGGaaataatgagatggtccctgttcaaaagtttgcataccctTAGTTCTTAATACTGTTTAGTGCATCAATGTtggcatgcagtcttttgtgataCTTGTGGATGAGAcccttgattttctcaggtggtagAGCCGCCCATTCTTCTTGGCGAAAAGCCTCCAGGTCCCTTAAATTCTTGGGTTGCCTTGTATGGACTGCATGTTTGAGATCTCCCCAAAGTGGCTCAATGAAACTGAtgtcaggagactgtgatggccactccagcaccttcactCTTTTCTGCTGTAGCCACCAACTTGACCTCGTGTTGTGGATCACTGTCATGTTGGAAGATTCATGTGCATCCTATGCACTGCATATGGACTTATGAATACAAGTTGTCCTCCAGTATTGTCCTATATGtatgtaacatgctgcattcaTTCATCTTTCTATCAATTTTGACCAAGTTTCCTGTGCCGCTATAGGTCACACACcccca of the Erpetoichthys calabaricus chromosome 2, fErpCal1.3, whole genome shotgun sequence genome contains:
- the LOC114646264 gene encoding integral membrane protein 2C-like, with translation MVKITFQPSVAVQKSEKEDTDGDKTEILIPHEQNEEVTLPLRSKRPSPSGLCCLSFGLVAFMSFLVLASIYVYRYYFSAQLPHDNIFQCRVLYEDSVYAPFKGRQELEENVQIFLEDNYERISVPVPHFGGGDPADIIHDFQRGLTAYHDITLNKCYVVELDTTIVMPPRNLWELLINVKKGTYLPQTYIVQEDMMVVGRVGDMQQLGTFISRLCSGKETYRLKRRPSKRRINKRGAYNCHSIRHFENTFVVESQICE